In Thermoanaerobaculia bacterium, the genomic window CGGGGTCGGTGACGGCCGGGTTGCGCGCACCGATCCGGGTCGGGACCGACGCGACGAGGGACAGCTTCCCCTGCGGATCGGCGTGCGCGATCGTGAGGCGTCCGGCCCTCGCGGCGCCCACGCAGAGGAGGTGCGTGCCGGGCGAGTAGTCGGGGAGGGAGCGGGACGAGAGATCGTCGCGGGCGCGACCCGTCAACCGCCCGAGACCGCCTTCAGGATGTCGGCCGCCTGCTGCTTCGTCGAGGCGTGGAGATCGCGCCAGACGATTTTCCCGTCCTTGACGAGGAACGACTGGCGACTCGCGAATCCGAGCGTCGTCGGCACGCCGAACGCCCGGATCACGTGCTTGTCGGAATCGGCGAGGAGCGTGAACGGAAGGTGGTACTTGTCGCGGAACGCCTTCTGCTCCTTCGGCGTGTCGGCGCTGACGCCCACGACGGTCACGCCCTTCCGGGCGAGATCGGCAAACGCGTCCCGCAGGCTGCACGCTTCCGCCGTGCACCCGGGTGTGTCGGCTTTCGGAAAGAAGTATACGAGCGTCCAGCCCGATCCGTAGAGCTGCCGGAGCGAGACGGGCCGACCGTCCTGGTCGACGGACTCCGCCTGCGGCGCGGCGTCGCCGACTTTCAGCGGCTCGGCGGCGGCGGCGCGGAGGAGCGACATGGAGGCTCCCAGGGCGGCGGCGAAAGCGATCATTCGTCGGTATTGCATGCTGAAATTATAAGGACCGTTCCGGCGCCCCTCGTCGCGTTCATCCGACCGGCCGGCGGCGCCGCACGCGGCGGCGGTATAGACTGCGGTCATGTCGAAGATCAATGGAGAAAAGGCCCGGTTTGCCGTGAATCGAAAGAAAAAGCTCCGCCGCCGCATCACCCGGCGGGCGTTGCCGACCCCGAAGAAGCCCGCGGAACCCCCCGCCGGTTCGTAGCCGCCGATCCCGCGGATGGCACATCCCGCGGATCGCCGAAGCGGCGCGGGACGCGCGTCCGCTGTCCGTGATAAGATGCCTTCGTTCTCGTTTTCGCTCGCCTTTCTTCCGTCACCGCTTTCGAGCCCGGCGGACTGACTTCCGAACGACAACCAACGAGAGGGTGCGCACGCGTCGGCGAGTGCCGCGCCGGACATCATCGCCGTCAGTCTTCGCCGAACTCGGCGCAGAAGGACCCATCATGAAAGTTTACGTAGGCAATCTCTCCCCGGAATCGACCGAACAGCAGCTCCGCGATCTGGGCGCGCCGTTCGGCAAGCTCGACAGCGTTGCGCTCATCATGGACAAAGCCACCGGCAAGGCCAAGGGTTTCGGCTTCCTCGAGTACCCCGCCGACGCCGAGGGCACCGCGGCGATTTCCGGGTTGAACGGCAAGGAAGTCGGCGGCAAGTCGCTGACCGTGAACGAGGCGCGCACGAAGTCGGCCCCCGCCTCCAACTGACACGCGGGTCTCGTATCTGCGGGAAGGGCGGGCCTCGTGCCCGTCCTTTTTTTGCGCGGACGGCGAGCTGAGGTTCCTGAGTCGCGAGTCAAGAGTCGGCACACAAGTCACAGGTTACGAGCCGCAAGTCTCGAGTCGAGGCCGTATCGAACCCCGCAGGCGTCAGAAGTCCGCGCGGCGCTCCGTGTTATGATGACATCTCTCGCATCGCTCGCCTTTCACAGCCTGGCTGCTGAATTCGAACGAAGAACATCGAGACGGGGGTTCCGGCGAAGATTCGCAGCGACCGTTCCCCGCATCCGGCGGCGCCCGGCAGAAAGGAAACACGGCACTTGACGAAATCCCGGTTCAACCATCCCCGATTCAGTCCGGCGGGAGAGGAGCGGATCCGCCGTTCCATGACGCGCGGCCATGGCGGCGACGATCCCCATCTCCCGATCCGAAAGCTGTCGGTCCGGCGCGACGGCGGCGCTTTCATTTCCTGGTTCGGTCCCGTCGACCACGGCTGCCCCGAGCACGAGGATGCTCTGTGGGAGATGGAAATCGACCTCCACGAGTTCAGCACGCGCAAGACGAAAAAGGCGCCGAAAGCCCGAAAGGCCTGACGATGTCGCACGACCCGCTCCTCGACAAGATCCGGGAGGTCCGCAGTCTCCTGTCGAATTTCAAGAGTGCTCTCGTGACCCAGAAGCGGTTCACCGACGCGACCGCGTCGATCTTCTGGGGGGAGGACAAGGCGTTCTGGGCCTTTCAGGCGGACCATGACCGGCGGAAGCACCAGGGGATCAGCGCCGCCGAGCGGGAGCGGCTGCTCGCCTTCGTCGATGAGAAGGCGGCCAAGTGGCAGCGGCTCTGCCGGCTCGCCGAGAGCGGCGAGCCGATCGAGAACGACGTTCTCGAGAGCTGAGCCCGCGGCGTCCGGGCCGGCGTCCGCCCTTGGCCGACCGCCGACCTCCCTCGAAACTCTCTGCCGAAAACCATCTGCATTCACAGAGGTTATGCCGATGGAGAGCGAATCCCGCCGGCCGGAGCACTGTGCCCGGACGCGGATGAGATAATCGTCGCCGGCTGCCCGTCGGCGCGGATACCGATCAGGGAGCTCACGAAATGGAAGCCCGTACCGACCGCCGCACGTTCGAGCCTCCGCCGAGGCGATTCCTTTCGCCGCGCGAAACGATCGACGTTCTTTCCAGGAGCCGGCAGGCCGCCTTCGGGATGGACGCATCCGAACACATCGTCTACTGGAACCGCCCGTGCGAAGCGTTTCTCGGCTATCCCGCCGTGAAAGTCCTCGGAAGACACTGCTTCGACGTGATCGCGGGGCGAGATGAGAACGGAAACCATTACTGCTCGCGCAACTGCCCGATTTCCCGTCAGGCGAGGAGCGAGGAGATGGTCCATCCCTTCACCCTCTTCGTCAAGGATGCCGAAGGAGCGGACCGCGCGGTCCGGTTCCGGACGTTCGCCATCCCCGCGGTTCGCGCGGAGCTCTCGGTCGTGGTCCACATCGTCGCCGAACGCGAGGTCGGGCTTTCGAAGACCGAGGCGGCTCTCGCGGCGACCTCGGCGAACGCGCCGGCCCCGCGATGGCCGATCCGGGGAGGGGCGGCGCCGATCCTCAACCTGACCACCCGCGAGCGGCAGATCATTCTGGGATTCGCCGAGGGCCTCTCGACGAGCAAGGTCGCCGAGAAGCTCGGGATCGCGGACGTGACCGTTCGCAACCACACGCAGCGGATCCTGCTGAAGTTCAACGTGCATTCGAAGCTCGCCGCCGTCGTGTACGCGTATCGGCACCAGCTTCTCTAGTCTCTAGTCTCTAGTCGCGAGTCGAAAGTCGTGGCACCCTCGATCAGGGACTCGCGACTCGGAACTTTCCGACTCGTGACTGCGCCGCGCCAGGAGGGCGGCGCCGGCGCGACCTACCAGCCGAGGGTGAAGACCGTGAGACCGATCGCGGCGATCAGGCCGCCGGCGGCGGCGTCGCCCCAGCGGTCGAGCCACGGCGCATGGAGACGGTGCGCTCCCGCGCGCGCCGGAAGCACGAAGGCGACCATCGTCGCCAGCGTCGCGACTTCGTAGAGCAGCACGATCGCCGCGGTCCGGGGCCCGCCGAGCGGAGCCGCCGCGAGGACGAGCGGAGCGACCGCCACGCAGGGATCCGCGGAGAAGAGGAGGAAGAGCGTCCAGGCGGTCGTGCGGGACGGGTCGTGGAGATGGTCGTAGTGCGAGTGCCGATGGCCGTGCAGGCGGGGCGGGATCGCCCGTCGGATTCCCCAGAGGGCGTACGCGACGCCGAACGCGATCAGGAGGAGCGGCGCGACGGCGCCGAGCTTCGCGCCGAACGCGGCGAGGACGCGGATTCCGAAGAAGGCGCCGGCGAGACCGATCGCCGCCGAAACGGTGACGTGTCCGATTCCGCAGAGGGCGGTCACGCGCGCGGTCCTTCCCGTCGACCAGCCGCGGGCTCGCGCGAGGGCCGCGAACGGCACCCAGTGGTCGGGCGCGGCGGTGTGGAGGCTTCCGACGGTGACCGCCGTCGCCGCGAGCGCCGGGAACATTGCGCCGCTCAATGCGGTCTCTCCGCGCCGAACTTCGGGGCGCGTTTCTCGAAGAACGCGCTCAGCCCTTCCCGGAAGTCGGCGCCGTCGGCGATCCGCGCGAGCGCCTCGATCTCCCGATCGAGGTGGAAATCGAGGCGATCGACGCCCGCCGCGGCGTTGACGAGCCCCTTCGCGATCCCGAGCGCTTCCGCGGGGCCGGCGGCGACCCGTCGGGCGACGTCGAGCGCGCGCTCGTCGAACCCCTCGGTCGGGAAGACGTCGTTGACGAGCTGCCAGTCGAGGGCCTTCTTCGCGTCGAGACGGGGATTCATCAGCACGAGCTCCATCGCGCGGCGAAGCCCGAGGAGGCGCGGCAGGAAGAACGTCGAGCTCTCGGCGCCCGTCAATCCCGTCTTTCCGTAGGCCCATTCGAAGCTCGCCCGTTCGGACGCGAACACGAGATCACACGCCATCGCGAGTCCGAATCCGCCGGCCGCCGCCACGCCGTCGACGGCCGCGAGGAAGGCTTTCGGCGCGCGCTTGATCTCCGAGATCGCGCTGTGGATGTACTCGAGGATCTGCTGGAAAACCGCGCCGTAGCCCCCCGCCTGCGGGCGGCCGTCCTGGAGATAGCCGAGGTCTTTCGCCTCGCCGCCGTCGCGGATGTATTTGAGGTCCGCGCCGCTGCAGAAGACTCCGCCTTCGCCGCGCAGGACGACGACCCGGACTTCGGGGTCGCGGGCACACTGGAGGCCGGCCCGGCGGAGCTCCTGCGCGGTTTCGACGTCGAGCGAATTGAACCGCTCGCGGCGCGCGATCGTGATGACGCCGATGCCGTTCTCCCGCTCGAGACGGATCGAGGTCACGGCCGCGACGCCTCCATCGCCGGAACCGGGACGAGATCGAGGTCCGGAGCCCTGCGACCCATGAAGGCATGGCGGACCGCGTCGACGGCGAGAGGCCCCCAGGCGTCGGCGAGCATCCATTCCTGATGCGCGCAGGCGTACGCCTTGACCGCGCGACGGTTGCCGTCGGCGAGGAGCTCGCGAACGAAGGGAGCGACGGGGTACGGCGCCGAGCGCCGGATCACCGGACCGGCGTCGACCTCCTCGGTCACCCAGTGCGAGGTCGCGCGGGTCTCCGGCTCGCCCGCGAGAATGGCGTCGGACACCGCCCGAAGCCCCGGGTATTTCGGCCGTCCGTCGGCGCCGAGAAGGCGGAGGTCGCTTCCGTGGATGTTGATCGCGCCTTCCGGGCCGGCGTCGAGGAGCGCGGGAGTCGCGACGTAGAGATACGACGAGAACAGGAGGAGGTCCGGTTCCCAGAGCCGAAGCAGGGCGGCGGCCTCCTCGTCGTATTCGCGGCGGACCGCCATGTCGGAGAGCGGCGCTTTTCGGCGGCGATAGAACTCGCGGATCGGATACGAGACGAACGGGACGTCGGCGTCGAGGAAGAGAGGCCGCGTCTCGAAGGCCGGCTCGCTCGAGAAGACGCAGGCGAGCTCCCACCGGCGGCCGAGCGCGGGGTCCGCGAGGAGATCGGCCGCGCCGGGGCACCGGTGCGACGAGAGCACCGCGACGCGCAGGGGACGGAGGAACGTCAGCATATGCGCGGGAGGGGCTCGCCCTCGGGCTCGGCGAGGAGCCTTCGTCCGAAGCCGGTGTCGAGGACGATCTGACCGGGGCGCTCGGCGAGACACGTGCCGACGATCGCGGCCTCCCGCCCGAGCGGGTGCGCGCGGAGCGTCTCGACGAGGAGCTCGGCGGCTTCGGGCGCGACGCCGATCACCGCTTTCCCTTCGTTGGCGACGTGGAGAGGGTCGATCCCGAGGAGATCGCCCGCGGCGCGGACCGCGTCGTGGACGGGAACTCTCGTCTCCTCGAGGAGGATGCCCACGCGGCTCTTGTCCGCCATCTCGTGGAGGGCCGAGGAGAGACCGCCGCGGGTCGGGTCCTTCATCGCGACGATCGACTCGCCCGCGGACTCGAGCGCCGCCCGGATCAGACCGTTGATCGGCGCGACGTCGGAGCGAAGATCGCCTTCGAGCGCGAGCTGGTGGCGCGCCGCCATGATCGCCAGCCCGTGATCGCCGATCGCGCCGGTGACGACGATCCGGTCTCCCGGACGCAGCCCGCAGTCGCGAACGATCCGGTTCGTGACCGCGACGCCGGTCGTGTTGAGCACGATGCCGTCGATCTCGCCGCGGCCCATGACTTTCGTGTCGCCGGTGACGATCGGCGCACCCGATTCCCGGCACGCCTCCGCCATCGAGGCGCGCACGCGCTCGAGATCGGTCCGCGGGAAGCCCTCCTCGAGGATCGCGCCGCAGGTGAGCGCGAGCACGTCGGTCGCGCCCATCATCGCGAGGTCGTTGACCGTGCCGCAGATCGACAGACGGCCGATGTCGCCGCCCGGAAAGAAGATCGGGTGCACGACGTGGGAGTCCGTCGTGACGACGACCCAGCGGTCGCCGATCCAGAGCGCGGCGCCGTCGTCCATCGCGAGCGGGCCGACGTCTTTCGGCGAGAGCTCCGGCGCGCCGTCGAGGAAGATGTCCTCGATCAGCGCGCGCATCGCGCGGCCGCCGGCGCCCTGCTTCAGCGTGACGCGTTCTTCGAGGAGGGCGAGGCCGGTTCTCCTCGAACCGGCGAGGTTCGCGGTCATAGTGCCCCCAGGTCGGGATGGCCGCCGTACTGGTGCCAGATCTTGCACGTGCCCTCGGAGGAAACCATGCACGCGCCGACGGGAGTGTCGGGCACGCATTCCTTCCCGAAGAGCTTGCAGTTCGACGGCGAGGCGATCCCGGACATGATGTCGCCGCAGATGCAGTCGGCGGTCAGAGCGGACGGCGCGTAGTCCCAGAGCGAGGCGAGGTCGATCGGGAACCGGCGGCGGGCGTCGAGATGGGCCCACTCGTCGCGAAGGCGCAGGTTCCCGTTCGGAACGTGAGCGATTCCGCGCCAGCGGCCGCCGACCGGGCGGAAGACGCTCCAGAGCTCTTCCTGCGCGCGGCGATTCCCTTCCTTCGTGACGCACCGGGGAAACATGTTGACGACCGCCGGCTCGCGGTCGCGGACGAGCTCGACCAGGCGCGCGAGTCCCGCGAGGATGTCGAGCGGTTCGAATCCCGCGACGACGACCGGAAGGCGGTGCTTCTCGGCGAACGCCTCGAAGATCCCCCAGCCGGTGATCGTCGCGGCGTGCCCGGCCGCGAGGAAGCCTTCGACCCGGTTCTCCGGCATTTCGGCGACGATCTCCATGACGGGCGGGATGTACTTGTGGGCGGAGAGGACCGAGAAGTTCTTCGGCGGATTCGAGCGGATCACGGCGGCCGTCGCGACCGCGGTCGTCTCGAATCCCGTCGCGAAGAAGACGACCTCGCGGTCCGTCGAGCGCGCGAGCTCGACGGCCTGGCTCGCGCTGTAGACGACCGCGACGTCGGCCCCGTCGGCCTGCGCGTCGTTCAACGACTGCACGGTGCCGCGCACCTTCAGCATGTCGCCGTACGAGGCGATGAGCAGTCCCTGCCGCGCGAGCGCGACCCCTTCGTCCACTTCGGGCATGTCGGTGATGCAGACGGGGCATCCGGGCCCCATGATGACGTTCAGGTCTTTCGGAAATGTCGCGCGGAGACCGAACTTCGCGATCGCCTGCTCGTGACTTCCGCAGACGTGCATCACGGAGACGGGAGACCGTCCGATCTCCTTCGTCACCCGGGCGATCGTTCCGGCGAGCTTCCGGGCCGTTTCGGGATCCCGGAACTTCAGCTGGCGGATCGCCGAATCGAGCCGGGATTCGGCCGCGGTCGGGAGAGCGTCAGGCATTGCCGACCTTCGTCCCCGCGATCTCGCCGCGCACGTCGGCGGCCATCAGGTCGTCGGCGCCCGCTTCCCGGAGCAATCCCTCGTAGAGGGCGAGCGTCCCGCCGATGTCTTCTTCGGGAATCCGCCGGATCGCGAAACCGACGTGGTTCAGGATGTAGTCGCCGGGCCCGACCGGCTCGTCGACGATGTCGAGCGAGACCTGGCGGCGGACGCCGAAGAAATCGACGACCGCGAAGGGCCCGTCGACGGAGATCACTTTTCCGGGAACGCCGAGACACATCATTCACCTCCGGAGGCAACGAGCTCGTGAACGTTTACGCCGCCGGCCGCGGCGGAGCCTTTCGCGCATCGGGCCGCCGCGACGACCGCCTGGCCGAGCGCGATGCCGCCGTCGCCCGTCGGGACGCGCCGCTGGAGAAGCGCGGCGATTCCGGAGCGTCCGAGATGGTCGAGCGATCGCTCGGCGAGGAGCGAGTTCTGGAAGCAGCCGCCGGTCAGGACCACGGGAAGGTCGCCGCGCGTCTCGACGGCATGGTGGACGAGCGCGGCCGTGGCGGCGGCGACCGTCTCGTGGAAACGTCCCGAGATCGTGGCCGGGGGAGCGCCCGCGAGGAAGTCCGCGACCGCCGCCCGCACCGTCGGGCGAAGGTCGAGCTCCCACGGCGTTTGCGAACGCGTGATCGCGTAAGCGTAGGCGCGCCGCTCGTCGGGATTGGCCGCGACGTTCCAGGCGAGAGCGACCTGCCCCTCGTGCCGGGCGAAAGGCCGGCCGAGGAAGAGAGCGCCGAAACCGTCGAAATATCTTCCGACGCCGCGCGCGAGCGGGGTGTGGATCCGCTCGGCGACGAGCTTCCGGACGACCGCCACGGCCCGCGGACCGAGACGGTCGAAGAGCGGGAGCCGGTCCGTCGGCGCGCCCTCGGGGAAAGCGTCCTCGAGGAGCGCGAGCGCGACGCGCCACGGCTCGCGGATCGCGGCCTCCCCGCCGGCGAGGGGAACGGGCCGCCAGGTCGCGATCCGCTCGAATTCCCCGAAGTCCGCGACGAGGATCTCGCCGCCCCACGCGGTGCCGTCGGTGCCGTACCCCGTTCCGTCGTAGGCGACGCCGATCGCCCTTCCGGCGATTCCGTGCTCCGCCATCGCGCTCGCGACGTGAGCGTGGTGATGCTG contains:
- a CDS encoding enoyl-CoA hydratase-related protein — encoded protein: MTSIRLERENGIGVITIARRERFNSLDVETAQELRRAGLQCARDPEVRVVVLRGEGGVFCSGADLKYIRDGGEAKDLGYLQDGRPQAGGYGAVFQQILEYIHSAISEIKRAPKAFLAAVDGVAAAGGFGLAMACDLVFASERASFEWAYGKTGLTGAESSTFFLPRLLGLRRAMELVLMNPRLDAKKALDWQLVNDVFPTEGFDERALDVARRVAAGPAEALGIAKGLVNAAAGVDRLDFHLDREIEALARIADGADFREGLSAFFEKRAPKFGAERPH
- the hypE gene encoding hydrogenase expression/formation protein HypE, giving the protein MTANLAGSRRTGLALLEERVTLKQGAGGRAMRALIEDIFLDGAPELSPKDVGPLAMDDGAALWIGDRWVVVTTDSHVVHPIFFPGGDIGRLSICGTVNDLAMMGATDVLALTCGAILEEGFPRTDLERVRASMAEACRESGAPIVTGDTKVMGRGEIDGIVLNTTGVAVTNRIVRDCGLRPGDRIVVTGAIGDHGLAIMAARHQLALEGDLRSDVAPINGLIRAALESAGESIVAMKDPTRGGLSSALHEMADKSRVGILLEETRVPVHDAVRAAGDLLGIDPLHVANEGKAVIGVAPEAAELLVETLRAHPLGREAAIVGTCLAERPGQIVLDTGFGRRLLAEPEGEPLPRIC
- a CDS encoding HypC/HybG/HupF family hydrogenase formation chaperone, which encodes MCLGVPGKVISVDGPFAVVDFFGVRRQVSLDIVDEPVGPGDYILNHVGFAIRRIPEEDIGGTLALYEGLLREAGADDLMAADVRGEIAGTKVGNA
- a CDS encoding formyltransferase family protein — translated: MLTFLRPLRVAVLSSHRCPGAADLLADPALGRRWELACVFSSEPAFETRPLFLDADVPFVSYPIREFYRRRKAPLSDMAVRREYDEEAAALLRLWEPDLLLFSSYLYVATPALLDAGPEGAINIHGSDLRLLGADGRPKYPGLRAVSDAILAGEPETRATSHWVTEEVDAGPVIRRSAPYPVAPFVRELLADGNRRAVKAYACAHQEWMLADAWGPLAVDAVRHAFMGRRAPDLDLVPVPAMEASRP
- the hypD gene encoding hydrogenase formation protein HypD → MPDALPTAAESRLDSAIRQLKFRDPETARKLAGTIARVTKEIGRSPVSVMHVCGSHEQAIAKFGLRATFPKDLNVIMGPGCPVCITDMPEVDEGVALARQGLLIASYGDMLKVRGTVQSLNDAQADGADVAVVYSASQAVELARSTDREVVFFATGFETTAVATAAVIRSNPPKNFSVLSAHKYIPPVMEIVAEMPENRVEGFLAAGHAATITGWGIFEAFAEKHRLPVVVAGFEPLDILAGLARLVELVRDREPAVVNMFPRCVTKEGNRRAQEELWSVFRPVGGRWRGIAHVPNGNLRLRDEWAHLDARRRFPIDLASLWDYAPSALTADCICGDIMSGIASPSNCKLFGKECVPDTPVGACMVSSEGTCKIWHQYGGHPDLGAL
- a CDS encoding RNA-binding protein → MKVYVGNLSPESTEQQLRDLGAPFGKLDSVALIMDKATGKAKGFGFLEYPADAEGTAAISGLNGKEVGGKSLTVNEARTKSAPASN
- a CDS encoding peroxiredoxin, producing MQYRRMIAFAAALGASMSLLRAAAAEPLKVGDAAPQAESVDQDGRPVSLRQLYGSGWTLVYFFPKADTPGCTAEACSLRDAFADLARKGVTVVGVSADTPKEQKAFRDKYHLPFTLLADSDKHVIRAFGVPTTLGFASRQSFLVKDGKIVWRDLHASTKQQAADILKAVSGG
- a CDS encoding LuxR C-terminal-related transcriptional regulator; amino-acid sequence: MEARTDRRTFEPPPRRFLSPRETIDVLSRSRQAAFGMDASEHIVYWNRPCEAFLGYPAVKVLGRHCFDVIAGRDENGNHYCSRNCPISRQARSEEMVHPFTLFVKDAEGADRAVRFRTFAIPAVRAELSVVVHIVAEREVGLSKTEAALAATSANAPAPRWPIRGGAAPILNLTTRERQIILGFAEGLSTSKVAEKLGIADVTVRNHTQRILLKFNVHSKLAAVVYAYRHQLL